One Leisingera sp. M658 genomic window carries:
- a CDS encoding VOC family protein — protein MSAVLEHANVTVADPNATAKWMKEVFGWHVRWEGEAKNGGYTVHTGGETSYLALYTPRTPAGKAPESYGIVGGLNHLAVIVEDLDATEAAVKAAGFTPINHGDYEPGRRFYFHDDNGIEYEAVQYD, from the coding sequence ATGAGCGCAGTTCTTGAACATGCAAACGTCACCGTGGCCGACCCCAATGCCACTGCGAAATGGATGAAAGAGGTTTTCGGCTGGCATGTGCGCTGGGAAGGCGAGGCCAAGAATGGCGGCTACACCGTGCATACCGGCGGCGAGACCAGCTATCTTGCGCTTTACACGCCGCGCACCCCCGCAGGCAAAGCGCCGGAGAGCTATGGCATTGTCGGCGGGCTGAACCATCTGGCGGTGATCGTCGAGGATTTGGACGCAACCGAAGCTGCAGTGAAGGCCGCGGGTTTCACGCCGATCAACCACGGCGACTATGAACCGGGCCGCCGGTTTTACTTTCATGACGACAACGGCATCGAATACGAGGCGGTGCAATATGATTGA
- a CDS encoding AzlD domain-containing protein yields the protein MSSIPAPILWAVIIGLAVGSYALRFAFIGFMGGKPIPEWLMRHLRYTAVAIIPALVAPLVVWPSPTGGDPSLMHLAAAAATFAAGYLTRNVLIGLGTGGLCLLLLYLAA from the coding sequence ATGAGCAGTATTCCTGCACCAATCCTGTGGGCAGTGATCATCGGGCTGGCGGTTGGCAGCTATGCCCTGCGGTTTGCCTTTATCGGGTTCATGGGCGGCAAACCCATTCCGGAATGGCTGATGCGGCATCTGCGCTACACGGCGGTGGCGATCATCCCGGCACTGGTGGCGCCGCTGGTGGTCTGGCCTTCCCCAACTGGCGGAGATCCCAGCCTGATGCATCTTGCCGCCGCGGCCGCCACCTTTGCAGCCGGATACCTGACCCGCAACGTGCTGATCGGCCTTGGCACCGGCGGGCTATGCCTGCTGCTGTTGTACCTCGCCGCCTAG
- the mobB gene encoding molybdopterin-guanine dinucleotide biosynthesis protein B, whose amino-acid sequence MKIYGVTGWKNNGKTGLMERLVAEFCERGLTVSTIKHAHHATDVDQPGTDSHRHRQAGASEVVLASAGRIAIMQELRDAAEPPLAELLARLRPVDLVLVEGYKREPHPKIEAFRQEAGTELIAPEDPNIRAVASNTAMALDRPVFDLNDTAAIADFIQIELGL is encoded by the coding sequence ATGAAGATCTACGGCGTCACCGGCTGGAAGAACAACGGCAAGACCGGGCTGATGGAGCGGTTGGTAGCCGAATTCTGTGAGCGCGGCCTTACCGTTTCCACCATCAAGCACGCCCATCACGCCACCGATGTGGACCAGCCCGGCACCGACAGCCACCGCCACCGCCAGGCCGGCGCGTCGGAGGTGGTGCTGGCCTCGGCTGGCCGCATCGCAATCATGCAGGAGCTGCGCGATGCGGCAGAACCGCCGCTGGCAGAGCTGCTGGCCCGCCTGCGTCCCGTCGATCTGGTGCTGGTCGAGGGCTACAAGCGCGAACCCCACCCTAAGATTGAGGCTTTCCGGCAGGAAGCAGGCACCGAACTGATCGCCCCGGAAGACCCGAATATCCGGGCCGTTGCCAGCAACACCGCGATGGCGCTGGACCGCCCGGTTTTTGATCTGAACGATACGGCAGCTATTGCGGATTTCATCCAGATAGAACTGGGGCTGTGA
- a CDS encoding electron transfer flavoprotein-ubiquinone oxidoreductase yields the protein MAEIEREAMEYDVVIVGAGPAGLSAAIRLKQLDADLQVVVLEKGSEVGAHILSGAVLDPCGLNALIPDWKEKGAPLNVKVKEDNFLMLGEAGHVRIPNFPMPPLMNNHGNYIVSMGNVCRWMAEQAEEMGVEIFPGMACSELVYGAGGEVKGVVAGEFGKNPDGTPGPSYEPGMELHGKYVFICEGVRGSLAKEVINKYDLAAGKEVQKYGVGMKEIWEIDPAKHSEGTVTHTMGWPLGKNAGGGSFIYHLDNNQVYVGFVVHLNYKNPHLFPYMEFQRFKHHPVVAELLKGGKRVAYGARAITEGGWQSMPKLVAPGVALLGCSAGMVNVPRIKGNHNAMLSGKAAAEAAFDAIKAERSGDELTAYEADVRDGAIGKDLKMVRNVKPMWSKWGLTASLAFGGLDMWTNNLLGFSFFGTLGHGKNDAEATEEASKHKPIDYPKPDGVLSFDRLTNVSFAMTNHEESQPCHLQLGNADTPIQVNLPKFAEPAQRYCPAGVYEVVEKDGQPEFVVNFQNCVHCKTCDIKDPSQNITWTTPQGGDGPNYPNM from the coding sequence ATGGCCGAGATTGAACGCGAAGCGATGGAATACGACGTGGTGATCGTCGGGGCCGGCCCTGCCGGTCTGTCTGCGGCCATCCGCCTGAAACAGCTGGACGCCGACCTGCAGGTCGTGGTCCTGGAAAAAGGCTCGGAAGTGGGCGCGCATATCCTGTCGGGCGCGGTGCTGGACCCCTGCGGCCTGAACGCGTTGATCCCCGACTGGAAGGAAAAGGGCGCGCCGCTGAACGTCAAGGTCAAGGAAGACAACTTCCTGATGCTGGGCGAAGCCGGCCATGTCCGTATCCCGAACTTCCCGATGCCGCCGCTGATGAACAATCATGGCAACTATATCGTCTCGATGGGCAACGTCTGCCGCTGGATGGCCGAGCAAGCCGAGGAAATGGGCGTTGAGATCTTCCCAGGCATGGCGTGCTCGGAACTGGTTTACGGCGCGGGCGGCGAAGTGAAGGGCGTGGTTGCCGGCGAATTCGGCAAGAACCCCGATGGCACCCCGGGCCCGTCGTATGAGCCCGGCATGGAACTGCACGGCAAATATGTCTTCATTTGCGAAGGCGTGCGCGGCTCGCTTGCCAAGGAAGTGATCAATAAATACGACCTCGCCGCCGGCAAAGAAGTGCAGAAATACGGCGTCGGCATGAAAGAGATCTGGGAGATCGACCCCGCCAAGCATAGCGAAGGCACCGTCACCCACACCATGGGCTGGCCGCTGGGTAAGAACGCAGGCGGCGGCTCGTTCATCTATCACCTGGACAACAATCAGGTATACGTCGGTTTTGTGGTTCACCTGAACTACAAGAACCCGCATCTGTTCCCCTACATGGAATTCCAGCGCTTCAAGCACCATCCGGTGGTGGCCGAGCTGCTGAAGGGCGGCAAGCGCGTGGCATATGGCGCCCGCGCTATCACCGAAGGCGGCTGGCAGTCGATGCCGAAACTGGTCGCGCCGGGCGTGGCGCTGCTGGGCTGTTCGGCCGGCATGGTCAACGTGCCGCGCATCAAGGGCAACCACAATGCGATGCTGTCGGGCAAGGCCGCTGCCGAAGCTGCCTTTGACGCGATCAAGGCCGAGCGTTCGGGCGACGAGCTGACCGCCTATGAGGCCGACGTGCGCGACGGCGCTATCGGCAAGGACCTGAAGATGGTCCGCAACGTCAAGCCAATGTGGTCCAAATGGGGTCTCACCGCCTCGCTCGCTTTTGGCGGGCTGGACATGTGGACCAACAACCTGCTGGGCTTCTCCTTCTTTGGCACCCTGGGCCACGGCAAGAATGACGCCGAAGCGACCGAGGAAGCCTCCAAGCACAAGCCCATCGATTACCCCAAGCCCGATGGCGTGCTGTCCTTCGACCGGCTGACCAACGTGTCTTTTGCGATGACCAATCACGAGGAAAGCCAGCCCTGCCACCTGCAGCTGGGCAATGCCGACACTCCGATCCAGGTCAACCTGCCGAAATTCGCCGAACCGGCGCAGCGCTATTGCCCCGCCGGCGTCTACGAGGTGGTGGAAAAAGACGGCCAGCCGGAGTTCGTGGTCAACTTCCAGAACTGTGTTCACTGCAAGACCTGCGACATCAAGGACCCGTCCCAGAACATCACCTGGACCACGCCGCAGGGCGGTGACGGGCCGAACTACCCGAACATGTGA
- the soxR gene encoding redox-sensitive transcriptional activator SoxR, with amino-acid sequence MPSSAGISIGYLAGRTGLAVSAIRYYEAQGLVEPWRNAGGQRRFHRADIRRMSFIMIAQQFGFSLPEIRGFLQSLPGSRTPTKEDWACISDSFRSHLDQRIETLVRLRDNLDGCIGCGCLSLPNCKLYNPEDKAAQKGQGPRYLMGDRPET; translated from the coding sequence ATGCCGTCATCCGCCGGGATTTCCATTGGTTATCTGGCCGGCCGCACAGGTCTTGCCGTGTCCGCGATCCGCTATTACGAGGCGCAGGGGCTGGTGGAGCCCTGGCGCAATGCGGGCGGGCAGCGGCGGTTTCACCGGGCCGACATCCGGCGGATGAGTTTCATCATGATTGCCCAGCAGTTCGGCTTTTCGCTGCCGGAGATCCGCGGTTTCCTGCAAAGCCTGCCGGGCAGCCGCACCCCCACCAAAGAAGACTGGGCCTGCATCTCGGACAGCTTCCGCAGCCATCTGGACCAGCGAATCGAAACCTTGGTGCGGTTGCGCGACAATTTGGACGGCTGCATAGGCTGCGGCTGCCTTTCGCTTCCGAATTGCAAACTGTACAACCCCGAAGACAAGGCTGCACAGAAGGGGCAGGGACCCCGATACCTGATGGGAGACCGGCCCGAGACATGA
- a CDS encoding aa3-type cytochrome c oxidase subunit IV: protein MAEHQHGTMDTAVQEKVYNGFLTFITRSCIALVFFALFLAVFAT from the coding sequence ATGGCTGAACATCAGCACGGCACCATGGACACCGCGGTTCAGGAAAAAGTCTATAACGGCTTTCTGACCTTTATCACACGCTCCTGCATTGCGCTGGTTTTCTTTGCTCTGTTCCTGGCGGTTTTCGCCACCTGA
- a CDS encoding formate dehydrogenase accessory sulfurtransferase FdhD has translation MDITSEYLIAPGVADPRLTRAVTGVDQNGEASDISVVEERPLTIFLNSQEIVTAMTIGDYPEYLALGFLRNQRMLLDGDEVTRVDYDEDLETVVVRTAVETSHEEKLKKKTRTSGCAVGTVFGDMMEGLEDVRLPKVQVKTSWLYTLAHKINRTPSLYLEAGAIHGTVLCQQDRPLVYMEDVGRHNAVDKIAGWMLSEQAAAADKILYTTGRLTSEMVIKTAMMGIPVLASRSGFTAWGVEIAREVGLTLIGRMRGQRFICLAGEERLLRDMDPKDAPVEEKKHRRKSAKD, from the coding sequence ATGGATATCACGTCAGAATATCTGATCGCGCCCGGCGTCGCCGACCCGCGGCTGACCCGCGCTGTCACCGGTGTGGACCAGAACGGCGAGGCCAGCGATATCTCGGTGGTCGAGGAGCGCCCGCTGACCATCTTCCTGAATTCCCAGGAAATCGTCACCGCGATGACCATCGGCGACTACCCGGAATACCTGGCGCTTGGCTTCCTGCGCAATCAGCGCATGCTGCTGGACGGGGACGAGGTCACCCGCGTCGATTATGACGAGGATCTGGAAACCGTGGTGGTCCGCACCGCGGTGGAAACCAGCCACGAGGAAAAGCTGAAGAAGAAGACCCGCACCTCCGGCTGCGCAGTCGGCACCGTCTTTGGCGACATGATGGAGGGGCTGGAGGATGTGCGCCTGCCCAAGGTGCAGGTGAAGACTTCCTGGCTTTACACGCTGGCCCACAAGATCAACCGCACGCCCTCGCTGTACCTTGAAGCCGGTGCTATCCACGGCACCGTGCTGTGCCAGCAGGACCGCCCGCTGGTCTATATGGAGGACGTCGGCCGCCACAACGCAGTGGACAAGATCGCAGGCTGGATGCTGTCCGAGCAGGCCGCGGCGGCGGACAAGATCCTTTATACCACCGGACGGCTGACCTCGGAGATGGTGATCAAGACAGCAATGATGGGCATCCCGGTGCTGGCCTCACGCTCAGGCTTCACTGCCTGGGGTGTCGAGATCGCCCGCGAGGTTGGCCTGACTTTGATTGGCCGCATGCGCGGCCAGCGGTTCATCTGTCTTGCGGGCGAGGAGCGGCTGCTGCGCGACATGGATCCGAAAGACGCGCCGGTGGAAGAGAAAAAGCACCGCAGGAAGAGTGCGAAGGACTAA
- the greA gene encoding transcription elongation factor GreA yields MEKIPMTPTGHAALESELKNLKSVERPAIIQAIAEARELGDLSENAEYHSAREKQSFIEGRIKELEGILSLADVINPAKLTGAIKFGAKVTVVDEDTDEEKTWQIVGEHEANIEAGLLNIKSPIARALIGKDESDSVEVRTPGGIRAYEILKIVYS; encoded by the coding sequence ATGGAAAAGATCCCGATGACCCCCACGGGTCACGCCGCGCTGGAAAGCGAACTGAAGAACCTGAAATCCGTCGAACGCCCGGCGATCATTCAGGCAATTGCCGAAGCCCGCGAGCTGGGCGATTTGTCGGAGAACGCCGAGTATCATTCGGCGCGCGAGAAGCAGTCCTTTATCGAGGGCCGCATCAAGGAGCTGGAAGGCATCCTGTCGCTGGCCGATGTGATCAACCCGGCCAAGCTGACAGGCGCCATCAAATTCGGCGCCAAGGTGACCGTGGTGGACGAGGACACCGACGAAGAAAAGACCTGGCAGATCGTTGGCGAACACGAGGCCAACATTGAGGCAGGCCTGTTGAACATCAAATCGCCGATTGCGCGTGCCTTGATCGGCAAGGACGAAAGCGACAGTGTGGAAGTGCGCACCCCCGGCGGCATCCGCGCTTATGAAATTCTCAAGATCGTCTATTCCTGA
- a CDS encoding AzlC family ABC transporter permease has product MAITTTKSAFWKGFRDSAPFLFMASPFGFLFGVLAAEAGLIVPEAFAFSLAVFAGAAQFTALQLMQENAPLIIILISALAVNLRMAMYSASLTPYLGGAPMWQRALAAYFMVDQSYALSIVKFESEPEMPLPQRMAYFFGTNGIIAPVWVVATAVGALVGTRIPESWGVDFVLPLAFLAMIGPMLRTPAHVAACFVAVATSLPAAALPYNLGLIVAGIAGMIAGAQAELWLERQKAKAEGAK; this is encoded by the coding sequence ATGGCAATCACCACCACCAAATCGGCCTTCTGGAAGGGGTTTCGCGACAGCGCGCCCTTCCTGTTCATGGCGTCTCCCTTTGGCTTCCTGTTCGGAGTGCTGGCGGCGGAGGCCGGGCTGATCGTGCCCGAGGCCTTTGCATTTTCATTGGCGGTCTTTGCCGGGGCGGCCCAGTTCACCGCGCTGCAGCTGATGCAGGAGAACGCGCCGCTGATTATCATTCTGATCTCGGCGCTCGCGGTGAACCTGCGGATGGCGATGTATTCGGCCTCGCTGACGCCCTACCTTGGCGGTGCGCCGATGTGGCAGCGCGCACTGGCGGCCTATTTCATGGTCGATCAGTCTTATGCGCTGTCCATCGTCAAGTTTGAGAGCGAGCCGGAGATGCCGCTGCCGCAGCGCATGGCGTACTTCTTTGGCACCAATGGTATCATTGCCCCGGTTTGGGTGGTTGCCACCGCGGTCGGGGCGCTGGTCGGCACCCGGATCCCGGAAAGCTGGGGTGTGGATTTTGTGCTGCCGCTGGCGTTTCTGGCGATGATCGGGCCCATGCTGCGCACGCCTGCCCATGTGGCCGCCTGTTTCGTGGCGGTGGCCACCTCGCTGCCGGCTGCGGCCCTGCCCTATAACCTCGGCCTGATCGTGGCCGGGATTGCGGGCATGATCGCAGGCGCCCAGGCAGAGCTGTGGCTGGAACGGCAAAAGGCCAAGGCGGAGGGCGCGAAATGA
- the mobA gene encoding molybdenum cofactor guanylyltransferase MobA, giving the protein MTEHRPLGVILAGGLATRMGGGDKGRLLVGGQSLLSRVVDRLAPQISGLVLNANGDPERFADLGLPVIADSIEGFAGPLAGVLAGLDWAAEQGAETIVTAAADTPFFPQDLVARLTAAAEGMDHPLVMATTPRTGDEALKSGGGKRVNRHPAFGLWPVALRDDLRAALQDGLRKVVLWTDQHGGREALFEADPFDPFFNINTPEDLAKAEALLK; this is encoded by the coding sequence ATGACAGAACATAGGCCATTGGGCGTAATTCTCGCAGGCGGCCTTGCCACCCGGATGGGCGGTGGTGACAAGGGGCGGCTGCTAGTCGGCGGCCAAAGCCTCCTGTCCCGTGTGGTGGACCGGCTGGCGCCGCAGATTTCTGGCCTGGTGCTAAACGCCAATGGCGACCCGGAGCGGTTCGCAGACCTGGGCCTGCCGGTCATTGCCGACTCAATCGAGGGCTTCGCCGGTCCGCTGGCTGGCGTTCTGGCCGGTCTCGACTGGGCGGCAGAGCAGGGGGCGGAGACCATCGTTACTGCCGCTGCCGACACGCCCTTTTTTCCGCAGGATCTGGTCGCCCGCCTGACCGCCGCGGCAGAAGGGATGGACCACCCGCTGGTTATGGCCACCACCCCGCGCACCGGGGACGAGGCACTCAAATCCGGCGGCGGCAAGCGCGTGAACCGGCACCCGGCCTTTGGCCTCTGGCCGGTTGCCCTGCGCGATGATCTGCGCGCGGCGCTGCAGGACGGTTTGCGCAAGGTGGTGCTGTGGACAGATCAGCACGGCGGCCGCGAAGCGCTGTTCGAGGCCGATCCCTTCGATCCGTTCTTCAACATCAACACGCCGGAAGATCTGGCCAAGGCAGAGGCGTTGCTGAAATGA
- the glp gene encoding gephyrin-like molybdotransferase Glp: protein MTRFDTVLTVDWSAAKRKPRRQCKDAIWLGVARGGTAERQIYCRSRQEAEVWISSFLDAEQAAGRRVLAAFDFPFGYPRGFARRITGSDDPFALWAWLEERIEDTEDGTNNRFEIASEMNRMFTESGPFWGKPDEKTWPDIPYRKAGIIYKNVAERRSADLAAKAASSCFQLFFNPTVGSQVLMGVPVLQRLRLRHRAAVWPFEKVETAQTVFAEIWPGLIEPAVKAAMAVAGRDEIRDRVQMRLLSQALSRLPAGELAGMLAAVPEEAQEEALILGTGYEDRLNALAADEPGRLTPPPLSNDCFALPAGVDWTPVDDALTLLRDRLGPVTGVETLPLADALGRVLAESAVAKRSNPPLPNTAVDGYGFAGGKAEGPHVLPLMPGRAAAGVPYDGTVPAGSAIRVLTGAALPDGVDTVILEEDVNTDGTRIAFNGPLKQGANTRKAGEDVCAGDVILPAGRVISPADLALVSATGLAELAVRLPLRVGVLSTGDELVEAGEPAGKGQIFDANRPMLLALIRQLGFVPVDLGKAADDREALRADLDSAAKQADVILTSGGASAGDEDHMSALLREAGAMQEWRIALKPGRPLALGMWQGTPVFGLPGNPVAALVCTLIFARPAMGLMAGAGWQKPQGFEVPAAFEKRKKPGRREYLRARVRDGQAEVFKSEGSGRISGLSWAEGLVELGDGAAEINPGDPVRFIPYSSFGM from the coding sequence GTGACCCGTTTTGATACTGTTCTCACCGTCGATTGGTCTGCTGCCAAGCGCAAGCCCCGGCGCCAATGCAAAGATGCGATCTGGCTTGGTGTGGCGCGCGGCGGAACCGCGGAAAGGCAAATCTACTGCCGCAGCCGGCAGGAGGCAGAGGTTTGGATCAGCAGCTTCCTCGACGCGGAACAGGCCGCGGGACGGCGGGTTCTAGCCGCATTTGATTTTCCTTTCGGCTATCCGCGCGGGTTTGCGCGCCGGATCACCGGGTCCGATGACCCATTTGCTTTATGGGCCTGGCTGGAAGAGCGGATCGAAGACACTGAGGACGGAACCAACAACCGGTTTGAAATAGCCTCTGAAATGAACCGGATGTTTACCGAATCCGGTCCGTTCTGGGGCAAACCTGATGAGAAGACCTGGCCGGACATTCCCTATCGCAAAGCCGGTATAATCTATAAAAACGTGGCAGAACGGCGCAGCGCGGATCTGGCGGCCAAGGCGGCCTCTTCCTGTTTTCAGCTGTTCTTCAACCCGACTGTTGGCAGTCAGGTCCTCATGGGGGTGCCGGTTCTGCAGCGGTTGCGGCTCCGGCACAGGGCCGCTGTCTGGCCTTTCGAAAAGGTTGAGACAGCACAAACTGTTTTTGCTGAGATATGGCCAGGTTTGATCGAGCCTGCCGTTAAGGCCGCAATGGCTGTTGCGGGCCGGGACGAAATACGCGACCGGGTGCAAATGCGGCTGTTGTCGCAGGCGCTCAGCCGTCTGCCGGCCGGGGAGCTTGCCGGAATGCTGGCGGCAGTACCTGAGGAAGCACAAGAGGAAGCTTTGATATTGGGCACGGGATACGAAGACCGCTTGAACGCGCTGGCAGCGGATGAACCGGGCCGGCTGACACCGCCGCCGCTCAGCAATGATTGCTTTGCCCTGCCTGCAGGCGTGGATTGGACCCCGGTGGATGACGCGTTAACTCTGCTGCGGGACAGGCTGGGGCCGGTCACCGGAGTGGAAACACTGCCGCTGGCAGACGCCCTTGGCCGGGTGCTGGCAGAGAGCGCAGTGGCCAAACGCTCCAACCCGCCGCTGCCCAATACAGCAGTGGATGGTTACGGCTTTGCCGGCGGCAAGGCGGAAGGCCCGCATGTGCTGCCGCTCATGCCGGGACGTGCCGCAGCCGGCGTTCCCTACGACGGCACTGTGCCCGCAGGCAGCGCCATCCGCGTTCTGACCGGCGCCGCGTTGCCGGATGGCGTGGATACGGTGATCCTCGAGGAAGACGTGAACACCGACGGTACCCGGATCGCCTTCAACGGCCCGCTGAAACAGGGCGCAAACACCCGCAAGGCTGGTGAGGACGTCTGCGCGGGTGACGTCATCCTGCCCGCAGGCCGGGTCATATCACCCGCTGATCTGGCTCTGGTCTCGGCCACAGGTCTGGCGGAACTCGCGGTCCGTCTGCCGTTGCGGGTCGGTGTGCTCTCCACCGGCGATGAGCTGGTCGAGGCAGGAGAACCCGCAGGCAAAGGGCAGATCTTTGATGCTAACCGTCCGATGCTGCTGGCGCTGATCCGCCAGCTCGGATTTGTACCGGTTGACCTGGGCAAGGCCGCGGATGACCGCGAAGCCTTGCGGGCGGATCTGGACAGCGCTGCCAAACAGGCTGACGTTATCCTGACCTCGGGCGGTGCCTCCGCCGGGGACGAGGACCATATGTCGGCACTGCTGCGCGAAGCGGGCGCGATGCAGGAATGGCGCATCGCGCTGAAACCCGGCCGCCCTCTGGCGCTGGGCATGTGGCAGGGCACGCCGGTCTTCGGACTGCCGGGCAACCCGGTGGCGGCTCTGGTCTGCACCCTGATTTTTGCCCGCCCGGCGATGGGGCTGATGGCGGGTGCGGGTTGGCAAAAACCGCAGGGTTTTGAGGTGCCAGCGGCCTTTGAGAAACGCAAGAAACCCGGCCGCCGCGAATACTTGCGGGCACGGGTGCGGGATGGGCAGGCCGAGGTGTTCAAATCCGAAGGCTCCGGCCGCATCAGCGGCCTTAGCTGGGCCGAGGGGCTGGTGGAACTTGGAGACGGCGCTGCAGAGATCAACCCCGGCGATCCTGTGCGGTTCATTCCTTACAGCAGTTTCGGCATGTAG